From Acidobacteriota bacterium, one genomic window encodes:
- a CDS encoding TlpA family protein disulfide reductase, with the protein MRLTALILILLANIAVFAQSGRVPSAGTSPAAPSVADATVKQMFEEVNGYIRAKATEFDAKKVEFSDGLFKQTKLEQRQLAAKYAAKASLRKDLSADDQYYLGMLHWIAENLEGTLENLQKFIASESPETGRKQTARSVVTVVLAKQKKMPEAEAVLAEYLKNEPTKLTERSRIGGEMAKAYQALKDFKKMAPHADAGYTASKGLLKDATSRSRGLDEILDAGMLVYEAYRDSGELPKAEDALEDMRATAAEFEAPGFYYYAVDQKIKFLIETGRKPAAIAYYGASIGGAEKDFRSKTASADVVSRLKKREKHYKLLGEAAPELPMIDQWFPGEAKTLAAYRGKVVLLDFWATWCMPCFEAFPSLIEWHQDFKREGFEILGVTRYYGTVNGLPADTLSETADLKRFRERERLPYDFVVMKDQSAQMLYGATALPTAVLIDRKGVVRYIEAGTSSARIGQMREMLVKLLAEK; encoded by the coding sequence ATGCGACTCACTGCACTTATTCTTATTCTCCTCGCGAACATTGCCGTGTTCGCCCAGTCCGGACGTGTGCCGTCTGCGGGAACTTCGCCGGCGGCTCCGAGCGTTGCGGATGCAACTGTCAAGCAGATGTTCGAGGAAGTGAACGGCTACATCCGTGCAAAAGCGACCGAGTTCGACGCGAAAAAAGTTGAATTCAGTGACGGACTTTTCAAGCAAACCAAGCTTGAACAGCGCCAGTTGGCAGCCAAATACGCCGCGAAAGCCTCGCTTCGAAAAGATCTCTCGGCTGACGATCAATATTATCTCGGGATGCTTCACTGGATCGCCGAAAACCTGGAAGGAACGCTCGAAAATCTACAAAAATTCATTGCATCTGAAAGTCCTGAGACAGGACGTAAACAAACGGCGCGATCGGTTGTCACAGTAGTGTTGGCAAAGCAGAAGAAGATGCCCGAGGCAGAAGCGGTCCTCGCTGAATATCTGAAAAACGAGCCCACCAAGTTGACGGAACGCTCACGTATCGGTGGCGAGATGGCTAAAGCGTATCAGGCGCTGAAGGATTTCAAAAAAATGGCTCCGCATGCCGACGCAGGCTACACGGCATCGAAGGGACTGCTAAAGGATGCGACGTCCCGTTCACGCGGTTTGGACGAGATACTTGATGCCGGGATGCTCGTATACGAAGCCTATCGTGATTCCGGAGAACTGCCAAAGGCGGAAGACGCCCTGGAAGATATGCGAGCTACCGCGGCCGAGTTCGAAGCTCCGGGCTTCTACTATTACGCTGTCGACCAAAAGATCAAGTTCTTGATCGAGACCGGTAGAAAGCCGGCGGCGATAGCATATTACGGGGCATCGATCGGAGGTGCGGAAAAGGACTTCCGATCCAAAACTGCTTCAGCCGATGTAGTTTCGCGGCTTAAAAAACGAGAAAAACATTACAAACTATTGGGTGAAGCGGCTCCGGAATTACCGATGATAGACCAATGGTTTCCGGGTGAAGCTAAAACGTTGGCCGCATATCGAGGCAAGGTGGTTCTACTAGATTTTTGGGCCACTTGGTGTATGCCGTGTTTTGAGGCCTTCCCGTCGCTGATCGAATGGCACCAAGATTTTAAGCGCGAAGGCTTTGAGATCCTTGGGGTTACGCGTTACTACGGAACCGTAAACGGCCTGCCTGCCGATACCCTAAGCGAGACCGCGGACCTTAAAAGATTTCGAGAACGCGAACGACTGCCTTATGATTTTGTCGTAATGAAGGACCAAAGTGCTCAGATGCTTTATGGAGCAACGGCTCTGCCGACGGCCGTTTTGATAGACAGAAAGGGCGTGGTACGTTACATTGAAGCCGGTACAAGCTCGGCACGCATCGGGCAGATGCGCGAAATGCTCGTAAAACTACTAGCTGAAAAATAA
- a CDS encoding glycosyl hydrolase: protein MQKLRFWSVLICVSVLSISSFYAQRPPRPEPSPTPPATAVVPTPSATGTPGGDSTRSTTVTPSPTPQGPPPTPDPFGPQVFGGMRFRSIGPAVTSGRVIAFAVDPNDRAKYYVAVASGGVWKTVNAGTTFTPVFDNEGAFSIGAIAMDPKNPSTVWVGTGERNSQRSVGYGDGVYRSDDGGRSWRNVGLKTSEHIGRIAIDPRDSNVVFVAAQGPLWSGGGERGLYKTTDGGRTWKAVIPGTENTGATDVVIDPSNPDVMYAATWQRRRHFYTLINGGPESAVYKSTDGGNTWTRLRSGIPPGDLGRIGLSISPADTSVVYATIEASGQLSGIFRSSDRGATWERMSPTIAQGMYYGQIVADPKDVDRVYIPNVQFQVSDDGGRTQRGLGERLKHVDNHAIWVDPKNTNYMIVGCDGGVYETFDAGSNWNFKGNLPVAQFYDVTVDTAVPFYNVYGGLQDNNSIGGPARTRETSGIANADWFTTNGGDGFTSRVDPTDPNIIYAESQNGGLVRFDKRTGERVGIAPLEGKGIESQRYNWDSPFIISPHSNTRLYFAGHKLFKTDNRGDDWKVISGDLSRGIDRNTLPVMGKVWGPDAIAKHQSTALWGNASALSESPKKAGLIYIGTDDGLIQITENDGGSWRKVDKIEGIPELSYVHRILASQHDANTAYAVFNNHQNGDFKPYLVKSTDAGKTWTSIASNLPARGSTYAIAEDHVNPNLLFVGTEFGAFFSVDGGGKWIQMRGGLPTIAVRDIAIQKTENDLVLGTFGRGIYVMDDYSPLRQVTRAMVDQASTMFPIKDALMYNRSNSSFAGSQGASYYTAPNPAYGATITYFLKEAPKTLRQKRQEAERAAERTKAPFKYPSIAELRAETEEEAPSLIFTITDSDGKIVRRLTAPAGQGVQRVVWDMRYLPPSVTAPSPAGQGGPGGGGGGFGGGGGGGGFGGGFGGGPQGSLVMPGKYNVSMAMRVNGVVTPLQGSQSFNVVVEGKENMSPADAKTLAEFQRKVSTLQRAVSAANDVSGGLKTRISALKRSAAEAPVENNKKFVDQAEGFDNEIDALINELRGGRENSEIPPPSIAQRIGNVAGSIRLSTIKPTASQLANYELANSELAPVLRRLKALLEIELPKFEKELDAAGAPLTPGRLPQ from the coding sequence GTGCAAAAATTGCGTTTTTGGTCCGTCCTAATTTGCGTTTCCGTGTTATCGATCTCTAGTTTCTACGCTCAGCGGCCGCCGCGTCCGGAACCATCGCCTACCCCGCCCGCAACAGCGGTTGTGCCGACGCCGTCAGCGACAGGAACGCCGGGCGGTGATTCAACCCGATCGACAACGGTTACGCCCTCGCCTACGCCACAGGGGCCTCCACCGACGCCCGATCCGTTTGGGCCGCAAGTGTTTGGCGGTATGCGTTTTCGCTCGATCGGGCCGGCGGTGACGTCGGGGCGTGTGATCGCTTTTGCGGTCGATCCTAACGACCGTGCGAAATACTATGTTGCGGTCGCCTCGGGCGGCGTTTGGAAAACGGTGAACGCTGGAACCACGTTCACGCCGGTCTTTGACAACGAAGGTGCGTTCTCGATCGGGGCGATCGCAATGGACCCTAAGAACCCTTCGACCGTCTGGGTCGGTACAGGTGAGCGAAACAGCCAACGAAGCGTCGGCTATGGCGACGGTGTTTACCGCTCGGACGACGGCGGCCGCAGCTGGCGTAATGTGGGATTGAAAACTTCAGAACACATCGGCCGAATAGCGATCGACCCGCGTGACTCCAATGTGGTCTTTGTCGCGGCTCAGGGCCCGCTTTGGTCGGGTGGTGGCGAACGCGGACTCTACAAAACGACCGATGGCGGCCGGACGTGGAAGGCAGTGATTCCCGGCACCGAAAATACCGGAGCGACCGATGTTGTCATCGATCCATCGAATCCGGACGTTATGTACGCCGCGACGTGGCAGCGTCGCCGCCATTTCTACACTCTGATCAACGGCGGCCCAGAAAGCGCGGTTTACAAATCAACCGATGGCGGCAATACCTGGACACGGCTTCGCTCCGGAATTCCTCCTGGCGACCTCGGACGCATAGGCCTGTCGATCTCGCCGGCGGATACTAGTGTTGTTTACGCGACTATCGAGGCAAGCGGCCAGTTGAGTGGGATATTTCGCTCGTCCGATCGCGGAGCAACGTGGGAAAGAATGAGCCCGACGATCGCACAGGGTATGTATTACGGCCAGATCGTGGCGGATCCTAAAGATGTCGATCGAGTTTATATTCCGAACGTCCAGTTTCAGGTGTCGGACGACGGCGGCCGCACGCAGCGTGGGCTCGGTGAGCGTTTGAAGCATGTCGATAACCATGCCATTTGGGTCGATCCAAAAAATACCAACTACATGATCGTTGGTTGCGACGGTGGAGTTTACGAGACTTTTGATGCGGGATCGAACTGGAATTTTAAGGGAAATCTGCCGGTCGCACAGTTCTACGACGTAACGGTCGACACGGCTGTGCCGTTTTACAATGTTTACGGCGGTCTGCAGGATAATAATTCCATCGGCGGCCCGGCACGCACCCGTGAAACGAGCGGCATCGCAAACGCTGACTGGTTCACGACGAACGGCGGCGACGGATTCACATCGCGTGTCGATCCCACGGATCCGAACATCATTTACGCTGAAAGCCAAAACGGCGGCCTTGTTCGTTTTGACAAACGAACCGGCGAACGCGTCGGCATTGCTCCGCTAGAGGGCAAGGGGATCGAATCGCAGCGATATAACTGGGATTCGCCTTTCATCATTAGTCCGCATTCGAATACGCGGCTTTATTTCGCCGGGCACAAACTCTTCAAAACCGATAATCGCGGCGACGACTGGAAGGTCATCAGCGGCGATCTTTCACGCGGTATCGACCGCAACACTCTGCCCGTTATGGGCAAGGTTTGGGGACCTGATGCGATCGCCAAACACCAATCCACTGCTCTCTGGGGCAACGCTTCGGCACTTTCTGAATCGCCGAAAAAGGCAGGCCTGATCTATATCGGAACCGATGACGGATTGATCCAGATAACCGAGAATGATGGCGGCTCTTGGCGGAAGGTCGATAAGATCGAAGGTATCCCCGAGCTTAGCTACGTCCATCGAATACTTGCCTCACAGCATGATGCCAACACGGCTTATGCCGTTTTCAACAATCACCAGAACGGCGATTTCAAGCCGTATCTTGTAAAAAGCACCGACGCCGGAAAGACCTGGACGTCGATCGCTTCCAACCTGCCCGCACGCGGCTCGACCTATGCGATCGCGGAGGATCACGTGAATCCGAATCTGCTTTTCGTAGGCACGGAATTCGGTGCGTTCTTCAGCGTTGACGGCGGCGGCAAATGGATCCAGATGCGTGGCGGGCTGCCGACGATAGCGGTTCGCGATATCGCGATCCAAAAGACCGAGAACGATCTCGTCCTCGGAACCTTCGGCCGCGGTATCTATGTGATGGACGATTACTCACCGCTTCGTCAGGTGACGCGGGCAATGGTTGACCAAGCTTCGACCATGTTCCCGATCAAGGATGCCTTGATGTATAACCGGTCAAATTCGTCATTTGCCGGATCGCAAGGAGCGTCATATTACACGGCTCCGAATCCGGCATACGGAGCCACGATCACATATTTTCTCAAAGAAGCGCCTAAAACATTGCGGCAAAAACGCCAGGAAGCCGAGCGTGCCGCAGAGCGGACGAAAGCACCTTTCAAATACCCCTCGATCGCTGAATTGCGAGCGGAAACTGAGGAAGAAGCTCCGAGCCTGATCTTTACGATCACGGATTCCGACGGTAAGATCGTGCGGCGTCTTACCGCTCCAGCGGGACAGGGAGTTCAACGTGTCGTTTGGGATATGCGCTATTTGCCTCCATCAGTTACGGCTCCTTCCCCGGCTGGCCAGGGCGGTCCAGGCGGCGGTGGTGGTGGTTTCGGCGGCGGCGGTGGTGGAGGCGGCTTTGGTGGCGGATTTGGCGGCGGACCGCAGGGTTCGCTGGTTATGCCAGGCAAATATAATGTCTCGATGGCCATGCGCGTTAACGGTGTCGTCACGCCGTTGCAGGGAAGTCAGAGCTTCAACGTCGTAGTCGAAGGCAAAGAAAACATGTCGCCGGCCGATGCAAAGACACTGGCCGAATTCCAGCGAAAGGTCTCGACGCTTCAGCGGGCGGTCAGTGCGGCAAATGACGTTTCGGGCGGCCTGAAAACACGTATTTCTGCTTTGAAACGTTCCGCGGCTGAGGCTCCGGTTGAAAACAATAAGAAATTCGTCGATCAGGCTGAGGGTTTTGATAACGAGATCGATGCGTTGATAAATGAGCTTCGCGGCGGTCGTGAAAATTCTGAGATCCCGCCGCCTTCGATCGCACAGCGTATCGGAAATGTCGCCGGCTCGATCCGTCTTTCGACGATCAAACCTACGGCTTCGCAGCTTGCTAATTACGAGCTTGCGAACTCAGAACTCGCTCCGGTGCTCAGGCGTCTTAAAGCATTGCTTGAGATCGAGCTGCCGAAGTTTGAAAAGGAACTTGACGCAGCCGGTGCACCGCTGACGCCCGGACGTTTACCTCAATAA
- a CDS encoding tetratricopeptide repeat protein produces MKRCPECRRDYYDDTLAFCLEDGSALVQGSVPSPDEPQTAILHSTAAPGEAPTRAQIHMTDQTAVFPTGTGDVAAKPRSFDRRLLLAPLALAVIVLGGFFGYRYIVPAKQIESIAVMPFVNESGNADVEYLSDGMTETLIKSLSELPNLNVKPRSSVFRYKGKDTDLKTIGKELNVEAILNGRVIQRGEQLTLSLELVDVQNDKVLWTESYGRKQSDLVSLQSEIAKDVSTKLKLKLSGADEAKVTKTSTANPEAYQAYLKGRYYWARRTGENLKKAIEQFKAATDRDPNYALAYAGLADCYVVLNQYAGTPLTETIPQAKAYAERAISIDRQLADPHTSLGVIYEQSWQWAEAEQEFKRAIELNPNYATAFHWYATFLRNTGRTNEAVPLITRAQEIDPLSSVIHSEVAVIYLVQNNYQAAIETCLKIIELDPAFSNAYQYLGLSYFKVGRNAEALTTLEKAVELSKRDGEKLRYLGYGFAIEGKRVQAYSILKELEEKYVKKEANGRDVASVYAGLGEKDKAFEWLEKDFQTKAGEFSPMTWEIPFETLRGDPRYKDLLKRMGLPE; encoded by the coding sequence ATGAAACGATGCCCTGAATGTAGGCGGGATTATTACGACGATACCTTGGCGTTTTGTCTGGAAGATGGAAGTGCGCTTGTCCAGGGCTCGGTGCCTTCGCCCGACGAGCCACAGACGGCGATACTGCACTCGACTGCTGCTCCGGGCGAGGCACCGACTCGTGCCCAGATCCACATGACAGACCAAACGGCGGTTTTTCCGACCGGTACGGGTGATGTTGCTGCAAAGCCTCGGAGCTTTGATAGACGTCTGCTCCTTGCTCCGCTCGCACTCGCGGTTATTGTTCTTGGTGGTTTCTTTGGTTACAGATACATCGTTCCGGCCAAGCAGATCGAATCGATCGCGGTGATGCCCTTTGTTAATGAGAGTGGGAATGCGGATGTTGAATATTTGAGCGATGGAATGACAGAAACGCTCATCAAGAGTTTGTCGGAGTTGCCGAATTTGAATGTCAAACCGCGTTCGTCTGTCTTTCGTTACAAAGGCAAAGATACCGATTTGAAGACCATCGGCAAAGAACTTAATGTCGAGGCGATATTGAATGGCAGGGTGATTCAACGTGGCGAACAACTGACTCTTAGTTTGGAATTAGTTGATGTCCAAAACGACAAAGTGCTGTGGACGGAAAGCTACGGGCGCAAGCAATCCGACCTTGTTTCGCTGCAAAGTGAGATCGCCAAAGACGTTTCGACCAAACTCAAACTAAAACTTTCCGGTGCGGACGAAGCGAAAGTAACTAAAACCTCAACCGCAAATCCCGAAGCCTATCAAGCGTATTTGAAGGGACGTTATTATTGGGCTAGGCGGACGGGGGAAAATCTCAAGAAGGCGATCGAGCAATTCAAAGCTGCGACTGACCGTGATCCGAATTACGCCCTCGCATACGCAGGTCTTGCCGACTGCTATGTTGTATTGAATCAGTATGCGGGAACGCCGTTGACCGAAACGATACCCCAGGCGAAGGCTTACGCCGAGCGTGCGATTTCCATTGATCGACAATTAGCAGATCCCCACACATCGCTTGGTGTCATCTATGAACAATCCTGGCAATGGGCGGAAGCTGAACAGGAATTCAAGCGAGCTATCGAACTTAACCCAAATTACGCAACTGCGTTTCATTGGTATGCTACTTTCCTACGAAATACCGGACGGACAAATGAAGCTGTCCCGTTGATCACGCGGGCACAGGAAATTGACCCGCTTTCGAGCGTTATCCACAGCGAAGTCGCGGTGATCTACCTAGTCCAAAACAACTATCAAGCCGCAATTGAAACCTGCCTCAAAATAATTGAACTCGATCCCGCGTTTTCAAACGCTTATCAGTATTTGGGCCTGTCTTATTTCAAAGTGGGGCGAAATGCCGAGGCTCTTACAACTTTAGAAAAAGCAGTGGAACTGAGCAAAAGGGACGGCGAGAAACTAAGGTACTTGGGATATGGATTCGCTATCGAAGGAAAACGCGTGCAAGCATACTCTATTCTCAAGGAATTGGAGGAGAAGTATGTGAAAAAGGAAGCAAACGGACGCGATGTCGCGAGTGTATATGCGGGTTTAGGTGAGAAAGACAAGGCATTTGAATGGCTTGAGAAAGACTTTCAGACCAAAGCGGGGGAGTTTTCGCCGATGACATGGGAGATCCCTTTTGAAACTCTCCGCGGCGACCCGCGATACAAGGATCTGCTGAAACGGATGGGTCTGCCGGAGTAG
- the thiO gene encoding glycine oxidase ThiO, translating into MSFTDQQKILIIGGGIIGLSIARELHKCGARHITLIEKGLCGEEASWAAGGMLGPQAEADEAGAFFDICSASRDLYPEFAAELLDGTGIDIELDRSGTLYLAFSDEDVREVRERYEWQRAAGMKVEHWPADDARRAEPFISPDVREALFFPDDWQIENRKLLAALRRYADLNGIEIRENMQIERLCVEDGIVTGAETDNEKLAADVTILATGAWTSLIKLGVAEMPFKIEPIRGQVIAFQTAKRLFQRVIYSPRGYIVPRADGRILAGSTTERAGFDKELTETAAGSLREMASEIAPSTYGLTTSDHWSGLRPAAADKMPVVGRLNSVGGLVIATAHYRNGILLAPWTAETVARSVFNHTVSALPDAFSPDRFRLRRVSTSS; encoded by the coding sequence ATGTCATTTACTGACCAACAAAAAATACTGATCATCGGCGGCGGAATTATTGGACTGTCGATAGCCCGCGAGTTGCACAAATGCGGTGCCCGGCACATTACACTCATCGAAAAAGGCCTCTGCGGCGAGGAAGCCTCGTGGGCGGCCGGCGGAATGCTCGGGCCGCAGGCTGAGGCGGATGAGGCTGGTGCTTTCTTTGATATTTGTTCAGCGTCGCGTGATCTTTATCCGGAATTTGCGGCGGAATTGCTCGATGGGACAGGAATCGACATCGAGCTTGACCGCAGCGGCACGCTTTATCTCGCATTCAGCGACGAAGACGTCCGTGAAGTACGCGAGCGATACGAATGGCAGCGGGCGGCTGGGATGAAGGTCGAGCACTGGCCGGCAGACGATGCCCGGCGGGCTGAACCATTCATATCGCCGGATGTGCGCGAAGCTTTGTTCTTTCCTGACGATTGGCAGATCGAGAATAGAAAACTGCTCGCCGCATTACGCCGTTACGCGGATCTCAATGGCATCGAGATCCGCGAGAATATGCAGATCGAACGGCTCTGCGTTGAAGACGGAATTGTTACTGGTGCTGAGACGGACAATGAAAAACTCGCGGCCGACGTTACCATACTTGCAACCGGTGCGTGGACGTCGCTCATCAAACTTGGGGTCGCGGAAATGCCGTTCAAGATCGAGCCGATCCGCGGTCAGGTAATAGCGTTTCAAACGGCAAAACGCCTCTTTCAGCGAGTCATCTACAGCCCGCGAGGTTACATCGTGCCGCGAGCCGACGGGCGGATCCTAGCTGGTTCAACGACCGAAAGGGCCGGTTTTGATAAGGAATTAACGGAGACGGCCGCTGGTTCCCTGCGTGAAATGGCGAGCGAGATCGCACCGAGTACCTATGGCCTTACGACTTCAGATCATTGGTCGGGACTCCGTCCGGCGGCCGCCGACAAAATGCCGGTTGTCGGCCGACTGAACAGCGTGGGCGGCCTGGTCATCGCGACGGCTCATTACCGAAACGGTATTCTGCTCGCCCCTTGGACCGCAGAAACCGTAGCAAGAAGCGTGTTCAACCATACCGTATCAGCCCTCCCCGATGCCTTCAGCCCGGATCGCTTTCGGCTTCGACGCGTAAGCACGAGCAGCTGA
- a CDS encoding class I SAM-dependent methyltransferase, with translation MPKNGATAKTKPQELYDRIADVQKLAMKINGYRTSVAKYLRSLDLKVDGDSRVLDAGCGTGIVTLALQEAGYRPHRIEAIDLSFKSLSVARDEFKQRRRLAGRTGVLQSNVLEMPFPDEAFDLVLVCGVLEYVPLEEALSEFARVLKKGSPLVLLPVKPSIVGSVLELLYNFKIHPLQSVRESASKYFNIMGNHEFPVTEPIGWSKTIFLLEKK, from the coding sequence ATGCCCAAAAACGGAGCAACTGCAAAAACCAAGCCGCAAGAGCTTTATGACCGTATCGCCGACGTTCAGAAACTGGCGATGAAGATCAACGGATATCGCACCTCCGTGGCAAAATATCTCCGCAGCCTGGATCTGAAGGTTGACGGCGATTCGCGCGTTCTCGACGCAGGCTGCGGCACCGGTATCGTCACGCTCGCCCTGCAGGAAGCCGGCTATCGGCCGCACCGGATCGAGGCGATCGACCTTTCCTTCAAATCGCTCTCAGTCGCACGAGACGAGTTCAAACAGCGCCGCAGGCTCGCCGGACGGACAGGTGTGCTCCAAAGCAACGTTCTAGAAATGCCGTTTCCCGATGAAGCATTCGATCTGGTTTTGGTATGCGGAGTTCTCGAGTACGTTCCGCTCGAAGAGGCTCTTAGCGAATTTGCTCGCGTTTTAAAAAAGGGATCGCCGCTTGTTCTCTTGCCGGTAAAACCATCGATAGTCGGCTCGGTGCTGGAGTTGCTTTATAATTTCAAGATCCACCCGCTGCAAAGCGTCAGAGAATCAGCCTCGAAGTATTTCAACATCATGGGCAATCACGAGTTTCCGGTCACGGAGCCGATCGGATGGTCAAAAACGATCTTTTTGCTGGAGAAGAAATGA
- a CDS encoding tetratricopeptide repeat protein, giving the protein MKRCPECGRDYDNSMMFCLDDGAELLYGPAKSEPGAIATGFPSVEPQTAILHSTAATGEAPTRAQIHTTEQTAVLPPGISETKKSFDKRLIFAPLALAVIALGGFFGYRYITPANQIESIAVMPFVNESGNADVEYLSDGMTETLIGSLSKLPNLIVKPSSSVFRYKGQKTDAKTIAQELNVHAVLNGRIVQRGDELTLSLELVDVQKDAVLWSERYVRRQSELVSLQSEIAKDVSSRLKTRLTGAEEEKIAKSYTADAEAYRDYLQGRYYWNKRDGVNLRKAIEQFEAAIDKDPKYALAYVGLADSYAVFQWWDDDFPVDSLSKARQFAKRAIEIDDSLGEAHASLAYVNLYSWNWAESEKEFLRAIELSPDYANAHRWYHEYLLTQGRVDDATKTLKKSYELEPLSVIVNYNLANHYCQDKLDPQSATEFAKRVVDLDPKFPGGPQLMACVYLGQGRNADALAEAKKAVELTNGKIRRIVSKLGAVYAETGQTENAKAIIIELEEAYAKQKTVGVQIAEVYAALGNKDKAFEWIEKDVESRGFELVLSIRRDEQFGSLKSDKRYAAILKRMGLPE; this is encoded by the coding sequence ATGAAACGATGCCCTGAATGCGGCCGCGATTACGATAATTCGATGATGTTCTGTCTCGATGACGGAGCCGAGCTGCTCTACGGCCCGGCAAAGTCAGAACCGGGAGCGATAGCGACTGGGTTCCCGTCCGTCGAACCTCAAACCGCGATCCTGCACTCGACGGCGGCTACGGGCGAGGCACCGACGCGAGCACAGATCCATACGACCGAGCAAACTGCTGTTTTGCCGCCGGGCATCAGTGAGACTAAGAAGAGCTTTGACAAGCGTCTGATTTTCGCTCCGCTCGCACTCGCGGTCATAGCTCTCGGCGGGTTCTTTGGTTACAGATATATCACTCCGGCCAACCAGATCGAATCGATCGCCGTCATGCCGTTTGTCAATGAAAGCGGGAATGCAGATGTCGAATATCTTTCCGATGGAATGACCGAGACCTTGATCGGGAGTTTGTCCAAACTGCCAAATTTGATCGTGAAGCCTAGCTCATCTGTCTTTCGTTACAAAGGACAGAAAACTGACGCGAAAACTATTGCACAGGAATTGAATGTGCACGCGGTATTGAATGGCCGGATCGTTCAACGTGGGGACGAATTGACGCTGAGTCTGGAACTCGTCGATGTTCAAAAAGATGCGGTACTTTGGAGCGAGCGATATGTACGAAGACAGTCGGAACTTGTGTCACTTCAGAGCGAGATCGCCAAAGATGTTTCAAGCCGTCTAAAAACAAGGCTAACGGGTGCTGAGGAAGAAAAGATCGCGAAAAGCTACACCGCCGATGCAGAGGCTTACAGAGATTATCTTCAGGGACGTTATTACTGGAACAAAAGGGATGGGGTGAACCTCAGAAAAGCCATCGAGCAGTTCGAAGCAGCCATTGACAAAGACCCGAAATATGCGCTCGCTTACGTCGGTCTCGCCGATTCGTATGCAGTATTCCAGTGGTGGGATGACGACTTTCCGGTTGATTCCTTGTCAAAAGCCAGGCAATTCGCAAAACGAGCAATTGAGATCGATGATTCGCTTGGGGAAGCTCACGCATCGCTCGCATACGTGAATTTGTACTCGTGGAATTGGGCTGAATCCGAAAAAGAGTTTCTGCGGGCTATCGAATTGAGCCCGGACTATGCGAATGCGCACAGATGGTACCACGAATACCTGCTTACGCAGGGAAGAGTCGATGACGCAACGAAGACGCTAAAGAAATCGTACGAGCTTGAGCCGTTGTCAGTGATCGTCAATTACAACCTTGCAAATCATTACTGCCAGGACAAACTTGATCCTCAGTCTGCGACCGAGTTTGCCAAAAGAGTTGTAGATCTAGATCCCAAATTCCCCGGGGGACCTCAATTGATGGCGTGTGTGTATCTGGGACAAGGACGCAATGCCGATGCCTTGGCTGAAGCGAAAAAGGCGGTTGAATTAACGAATGGAAAGATTCGTAGAATTGTTTCTAAACTTGGAGCTGTCTATGCAGAAACCGGGCAGACGGAGAATGCAAAGGCGATAATCATAGAACTGGAAGAAGCCTATGCAAAACAGAAAACAGTTGGTGTCCAGATCGCCGAAGTATATGCGGCACTGGGTAATAAAGACAAGGCTTTTGAATGGATAGAAAAGGATGTAGAAAGCCGCGGCTTTGAATTGGTGTTGTCGATCAGGCGGGACGAGCAGTTTGGTTCACTCAAGAGCGACAAGCGTTACGCGGCAATACTGAAGCGGATGGGTTTGCCGGAATAG